The Shewanella sp. NFH-SH190041 genome has a window encoding:
- the folK gene encoding 2-amino-4-hydroxy-6-hydroxymethyldihydropteridine diphosphokinase → MPKVFVALGANLTDPKAQLDSACRALAQLAMPGTFACSPYYRSVPMGDVPQPDYINGVASFSTQLAPIALLDALQHIEQEQGRQRLVRWGPRTLDLDLLLYGNEQINTPRLTVPHYGMKTRSFVLVPLSDLAPQLILPCGTPLAALLTPALRAELTPL, encoded by the coding sequence ATGCCCAAGGTATTTGTCGCCCTCGGTGCAAACCTCACCGATCCCAAAGCACAGTTGGACAGCGCCTGTCGGGCGCTGGCTCAACTTGCGATGCCCGGTACATTCGCATGTTCCCCCTATTATCGCTCTGTTCCTATGGGGGACGTCCCCCAGCCAGATTATATTAATGGGGTTGCCAGCTTTAGCACCCAATTAGCCCCCATAGCGCTCCTGGATGCCCTGCAACATATTGAGCAGGAACAAGGCCGGCAGCGACTGGTACGCTGGGGCCCACGAACATTAGATCTCGATCTCTTGCTCTACGGCAATGAACAGATTAACACCCCAAGATTAACCGTCCCCCACTACGGCATGAAAACCCGCAGTTTCGTGCTGGTACCGTTAAGTGATTTGGCCCCCCAACTGATACTGCCTTGCGGCACCCCCCTGGCCGCGCTGCTTACGCCGGCCCTGCGAGCTGAACTCACGCCGCTCTGA
- the pcnB gene encoding polynucleotide adenylyltransferase PcnB — MFRRISQFCKQLFDDSQTSKNQEIETLDSGLSLEIVPRDSHSISRRQISENALKVLYRLHKSGYKAYLVGGGVRDLLLGLEPKDFDVVTDATPEDIKKLFRNCRLVGRRFRLAHIVFGRDIIEVATFRGHHSHGNDKTSKANASGRLLRDNVYGSIDEDAERRDFTVNALYYDISDFSIRSYGGGLQDLKSGTLRLIGDPETRYREDPVRMLRAVRFATKLNMQIDASAAAPIRKLAHLLSDIPSARMYEEALKLFFAGKGEANFEMMQEYGLFQPLFPLLHSCIKENPKDPAARMIQMVMANTDARVNQDKPVTPAFFYAALLWYPLRTRAEEIALESGLPLYDACFAAMGDILEDQCRSISIPRRFTAPARDIWQMQLRFERSQNPRAFKLMESPKFRAAYDLLQLRGEAEGGAVAKNAHWWKNFVQADEATRTVIAKSGPKAGGRKRNRNPRRRKRSDSSNGSAAE; from the coding sequence ATTTTTCGCCGTATCAGCCAATTCTGTAAACAGCTGTTTGACGATAGCCAAACCAGCAAAAATCAGGAAATTGAGACCCTGGATTCAGGCCTGAGCCTGGAGATCGTCCCCCGTGACAGCCACAGTATCTCCCGCAGACAAATCAGTGAAAATGCTCTCAAGGTATTATATCGACTACATAAATCTGGCTACAAAGCCTACCTGGTAGGCGGTGGCGTACGGGATTTATTGTTAGGGCTTGAACCGAAAGATTTTGATGTAGTCACCGATGCCACACCGGAAGATATTAAAAAACTGTTCCGCAACTGCCGCTTAGTCGGCCGTCGGTTCCGTTTGGCTCACATTGTATTTGGTCGCGATATTATCGAAGTTGCCACATTCCGCGGCCACCACAGCCACGGTAATGATAAAACCTCCAAAGCCAATGCCTCTGGTCGGTTATTGCGTGACAATGTGTACGGCAGCATCGACGAAGATGCCGAGCGCCGTGACTTTACCGTCAATGCGCTGTACTACGATATCAGTGACTTCAGCATCCGCAGCTATGGCGGCGGTCTGCAGGATCTGAAATCCGGCACCCTACGGCTTATCGGCGATCCAGAAACCCGTTACCGGGAAGATCCCGTACGCATGCTGCGGGCTGTCCGCTTTGCCACCAAACTGAATATGCAAATCGATGCTTCTGCTGCGGCGCCTATCCGTAAGCTGGCCCATCTGCTCAGTGATATTCCTTCTGCCCGGATGTACGAAGAAGCTCTCAAGTTGTTTTTTGCTGGCAAAGGGGAAGCGAACTTTGAAATGATGCAGGAATATGGCTTATTCCAGCCTTTATTCCCATTGCTGCACAGCTGCATCAAAGAAAACCCCAAAGATCCGGCTGCCCGTATGATCCAGATGGTGATGGCCAATACCGATGCACGGGTCAATCAGGATAAACCTGTCACCCCAGCGTTCTTCTATGCTGCACTGTTATGGTACCCATTGCGGACCCGGGCGGAAGAGATCGCCCTGGAAAGTGGCTTGCCGCTGTATGATGCCTGCTTTGCTGCCATGGGTGATATTCTGGAAGACCAGTGTCGTAGCATCAGTATTCCGCGTCGCTTTACCGCCCCTGCCCGAGATATCTGGCAGATGCAGTTACGTTTTGAGCGCAGTCAGAACCCACGAGCCTTCAAACTGATGGAAAGCCCTAAATTCCGCGCAGCATACGATTTACTGCAACTGCGTGGTGAAGCTGAAGGCGGCGCAGTGGCCAAAAATGCCCACTGGTGGAAAAACTTTGTCCAAGCGGATGAAGCTACCCGTACCGTGATTGCGAAATCCGGCCCCAAAGCCGGTGGCCGTAAACGCAACCGTAATCCTCGTCGTCGCAAACGCAGCGATAGCAGCAATGGTTCGGCCGCAGAGTAA
- the gluQRS gene encoding tRNA glutamyl-Q(34) synthetase GluQRS, which yields MNNSPYIGRFAPSPSGALHFGSLVAALGSYLRARSLQGQWKVRIEDIDPPREVPGAADDILRTLESCGLHWDGPLLYQSQRLEAYEYHLQQLIAQDNAYFCHCSRKQIKAMGGTYDGGCGQLTTPHSDGALRIRNRAGISQFTDNLQGPVTTDITFATEDFIIKRSDGLYAYQLAVVLDDAYQGMTEVVRGADLLEATVRQISLYHMFNLPVPQWLHLPLACETPGFKLSKQNHATAVDKRHPQPALQAALAFLGQSPVEMSGDIRQMLAQAVTQFDLSRIPVRHEILLG from the coding sequence TTGAATAACTCTCCTTATATTGGGCGCTTTGCCCCCTCTCCATCCGGCGCATTACATTTTGGTTCTCTCGTAGCCGCATTAGGCAGTTATCTGCGCGCCCGCTCACTGCAAGGTCAGTGGAAAGTCCGCATTGAAGATATTGACCCGCCTCGGGAAGTGCCGGGGGCTGCTGATGATATTTTACGTACCTTGGAAAGTTGTGGTCTCCATTGGGATGGCCCTCTGCTTTACCAAAGTCAACGGTTAGAAGCCTATGAGTATCATCTGCAGCAACTGATTGCGCAGGATAATGCCTATTTTTGCCATTGCAGCCGTAAACAAATTAAAGCTATGGGTGGAACCTATGACGGTGGCTGCGGCCAATTAACCACGCCCCACAGCGATGGCGCCCTGCGGATACGTAACCGCGCAGGCATCAGCCAATTTACTGATAATTTACAAGGCCCGGTCACAACGGATATTACCTTCGCCACAGAAGATTTTATTATCAAACGCAGTGATGGCTTGTACGCTTATCAATTGGCGGTCGTATTAGATGATGCCTATCAAGGTATGACAGAAGTGGTTCGCGGAGCTGATTTGCTCGAGGCCACCGTCAGACAAATCAGTCTGTACCACATGTTTAACCTACCCGTTCCCCAATGGCTACACCTGCCGCTGGCCTGCGAAACCCCAGGATTTAAACTGTCAAAACAAAACCATGCCACAGCTGTAGATAAACGGCATCCACAACCTGCATTGCAAGCTGCTTTAGCCTTTTTAGGACAGTCACCGGTGGAGATGAGCGGGGATATCCGTCAAATGCTGGCTCAGGCTGTTACCCAGTTTGATTTATCCCGAATTCCAGTCCGGCATGAGATCCTGCTGGGCTGA
- the dksA gene encoding RNA polymerase-binding protein DksA, translating to MPEGTKKLGVLAIAGVDPYQEKPGEEYMNDRQMDHFKTILDAWRNQLREEVDRTVNHMQDEAANFPDPVDRAAQEEEFSLELRARDRERKLIKKIEKTLQKIEEDDFGFCESCGIEIGIRRLEARPTADLCIDCKTLAEIREKQMAG from the coding sequence GGCGTTCTCGCTATCGCAGGTGTAGACCCTTACCAGGAAAAACCGGGTGAGGAATACATGAACGACCGGCAGATGGATCACTTCAAGACCATTTTAGATGCCTGGCGTAACCAACTGCGTGAAGAAGTGGATCGCACTGTAAACCACATGCAGGATGAAGCCGCAAACTTCCCAGATCCTGTAGACCGCGCAGCTCAGGAAGAGGAATTCAGTCTTGAGCTACGGGCACGTGACAGAGAGCGTAAGCTGATTAAGAAGATTGAGAAGACACTGCAGAAAATCGAAGAAGACGATTTTGGCTTCTGCGAATCTTGCGGTATCGAAATCGGCATCCGCCGCTTAGAAGCGCGCCCAACCGCCGACCTCTGTATCGACTGCAAAACACTGGCAGAGATCAGAGAAAAGCAAATGGCAGGTTAA